The genomic window TATATACCACACAAATCTTAATCCCTAATTATATAATagtaatgatatgtggggttttgcgACCGAAAACCAGATAGGAATAATTGGGACGTGGTGGTTTCGgacagttaaaccccacatgtcaatatTAGAGAGGCTGTAGtgaagggccccggaaatttcacctacctggtgttcttgaacgtgaactgacatcgcacagtacacccGCCTTTACCATTTCACTTTAATCAGAATGTGACCACAGCGGCCGGGATCGCACCTACAACCAGCAGTCGAGCCCCCTAGCCACTAagcaatatctggggttttacgtgtcagaaccacaatatgattacgaacCACGTCGAAGTGGAGGGCTTAGGATATTTTCAACCATCTgtagttcttcaacgtgcagtgATAACGCACAGTACACTGGCTTTAACCACCGCGTACGGGATGGTCTTCGTTCCTGTGTTTTCCGTATTCCTTGCGCTGATATGTCTCCCTCAGAAATCAGTCACAAATCCAGCTTAAGTGATGCGGCCTATTCACGAGAGCATGACAAAGCATGGATCTTAAACACGTGAAACCATACCAGCGCAGATAACTCACTGTAGCTGAAGGGATCTTTGGTAGTGTCACCGATAGCTAGCTCTTAAGTCATCGATAGCTAGCGCCATAGCCGATGAGGCAGGTTGAAATGAAACTAGCGCTCTCACAGGTGGGTAGGAGCGTTCGGCGGGCTGCACCAAAGGGGGAGATCGAACAGCCATGACTATGGCATCACTTAGAAACATTAACTTCATTgttataataataacaatattattaataataatattattaataataataataataatgataataataataataatctttattgtcatcttgagttgtacaaaacaaataacaGGCCTGTCAAAGCCAGATGGTGGCTTGGAGGACTTCGCCCGACACATCGGCAGACGAGATATGACATATATTTTGAAAAGCTTTTCATGTAAACAATCAGAGAAAGAATACATGTAACTCATTTACGCTAcatataaacacaataacaatCGAGAATCAAATTAGCGGAAGGAATACTACCTAAACAGCAGAAATGTGAATACAAGCATTGAAAAATTTTTAATAGATTATACCCAGTATGCAAGGaactagaaaaaaataataatgcgaTAACTGATGCAGCAATAAAGAGACCTTAGGCTCTTTCGTAGACTGCGTTTAGTCGTTGCCGGAAAAAAAACTGTCGGGGATGTCATTAAGAACAGTAGGGACATAGACCTTTCTAGTAGCTTTGCCATATCGCGTTTTGACGACTGGTACAGAAAAGCGGGCAGTTTTTCTAAATGCACGAGGGGTAATGCATTCGTTTTTGAACTGTGAGCCCCAGAAATGCCGTAATACAACAGTTTGGTTAAAGGACGCTTTGAAAGACGGCAGTCGAAGTAGAGAAAATAAATTTACATTGTCTGTTGAAGAACGATTATACACAATGAATTTCAACATACTTTTTAAAATATTGTCAACCCAACGCTGCCATCGCGAAAAACAGAAAGCAAATAAAATGATGCCATATCGTAAGATAATATACGCAAGAGCAAGCATGATTGTCACTTTAATATTGGTGGGTGCAATTGATCTAATATTGAAAAGTAACCACGAGATTTTTCGTAGTCTGTCACAAATGTAAGCCAAATAATCATTCCAGGACAGGTTGCTATCGAAGAATACACCAAGATATGTTATAGAATTAACATATTCAATGGAAGTACACTTACAGGAGGCCCAATCACGGGCATGAACAAGTATGGGTGCATTCGTAACCATTACTTTCAATAAATTTTTAAAGCAAattaatttcgttttttttctgattAATCACCAGGCAATTATCTGTAAACCGTGACGCAGCCTCATAAACACTCTCTTGTAGTAGTGACAATGCTTTATTGTAACATACATGTTTCGTTAACAGAacagtgtcatctgcatactcaAATACAAGACAATTTGGAACAACAGCAGTAAAATCATTTATGAgtatattaaataaaagaggaGATAAAATggatccctgtggtacaccagctttcaaaggaagccttgcaacaataataataataataataataataataataataataataatataaataataataataataataataataataataataataataataataataataataataataataataataataataatattaataataataataataataataataataataataataataataataataataataataataataataataataatattactaataatagtaataataataataataataatataataataataataataataataataataataataataataacctttTCTTGCTGTGGCTGTTTGAGAGAACCTAAAGTTCAACGAGAAATACGGAAAGAATGCTCTAAGGGGATCAAAATGAAGGCACATTCATGATATAACAAGGCCACATTAGTTCAATATCCATTCATATGCTCTTTCAATGAATGGGGTGGTAAAGGACTCGATATTATGTAGATACCGATTCTACAAGTGTCATGTTTGCCTAAATCAGCTGTCATCTTAACCTTATATTAAGCTGGGTGCGTAAGAACGTTGGAATTAACGGAGTTGGAAAAACTCACCGGCACGTATGCCTTCCACTTTTGCGTTTCGTGCACCTGGAGCCAAACGTCCGTGAGTTGGGTGCTGACGCACGACACCACGACGCATTCGCCATTTTCGGCCAACAGCCGGCGCACGTTCCTGTAAGCAGCCTGTTGGTTTTTCACAAAATGGAAGCACATGAACGAGTAGACACGTTCAAACTTGCCATACTTGCCGATAAACAGCGTAACGTCATCATCTTTTTCGATGTCCAGCACATCGTAGAAGATCTCGGAATGCCACGTGCTCTCGCGGGCGTACTCGACGATCCTGGCACAATGGTCGACAGCGACGAGCCTTCGACAAGGACGCGAGAAAGGCAGCAGGTGGTTGCGGGTGAACTTTCCCAGCCCACAGCCGACGTCCAGATGTTGGTGGTGTCTCTTGGAAGCTTTGCAGAAGCTGATCCGCTGCCAAGCGTTGAGGTCTTCCTGGCTCGGATACGACTCGACACCCACGTACGTCTTAAGGTCCACGCTCATGTTGGCGGGTCTCGCGGTGGGCTGGTCGAAGGAAGACTTCATTACTACGAACGCGATATATTCGAAATCTATAACCACGAGAGGCTCAGGATGCGAGATTACCGGCTTTAAAGCGTTTGAAATGCACCGCACCAAGTCTCCAGCAGCTACATGAGGCAAAGATTCTGGGACGTATCGTTGACGCCGGCGACTGTATGGCTGCGTCAACAAAGATAAGTCGCTGTACAGGGAGAACTTGCGATAAAGGAAAGCAACGTGAAGTGAGTCTTGGCACAATGCATTCGAATACGACTGTGTAAGAAAGAATTGTTTATTATCGGCCGGCAAGCGGCCGCCTTCCACTCTTGAGGGAGCTCTCTGTTGCAATAATGCTCAGTGCTTTAAACATAGAAAGCTAGAATCATTAGTGGAATAAAAGCTTCGTGTCTGCTTCAGTGCGAAGATGATGCGTCAAGATCTCTTTACAACAAGGACACAGTGCGGTGAGACTGGGTGATAAATCGGGTCAGTTGGTTGAATTTCATCTCGATGAAACAGCGTGTTTCTGGGCGAGAGACAATAACATTGGCGTGCGCACGGTTCTCTATTACAGGGCATATATTACAGCGCTTCCCCTCTCCCCCTTCTCcgcacatatttatttattattttaaatACATCAGAGGCCCCTGCTGGGGTAATACATGAGGGATGGGTAATAattactgaataaaaaaagtgATTCGAGGGCCATCTTGAATTGATGCGGGTCGGACTGGTGCACGGTAGTTGCTGGCAGACGGTTCCAGTCCCGTGCGGTTGTCacaaaaaaggagcgaagatGTGCGGTGCATTGGGATGGTGGAGGATACACTGCGCTTGAATGGTTTGTGCAGCTTGATGTGCGATGGACAGGCAGGATGGCTGGAACTTCGATGGGGgcatgataaaatttgtgaaaaaggcatagTCGAGATATGTGACGTCGTAATTCTGGATTAGAAAGGTGAGCACGAGTTTTAAGTTTGGTAACACTGGAATTGTAGGTATATTCAGAATAGATAAAACGCGCATCACGGTTTTGAATTGATTCCAGAATGTTGGATAAGTGAGATTGATGGGGATCACAGACAGAACATGCATACTATAATTTTGGACGAAAAAGTGTGACATACGATATTAGTTTAACTGATGGGGGCGCAAGTCTCAAGTGTATACGTAAAAAACCCTGAGTGCGATTTGCGGAGTTGGCTATGTTCGTCACGTGGGTTGACCAGGAAATGTTACTTGAAAAtgtgacaccaagatatttgtaagatTCAGCGGGTGAGACTGCAGAGTCGGAAATGGTATATTCTGCTGACTAGTGATAAGGCCTGCGATGAAAAGATACCAATgaagttttctttatgtttaaAGACATTAACCACTTATCACACCAGAATACAATTAGATTGAGGTCGTTTTGAAGTGTAGTAGTGCCTGAGCTGTTTGCTATGGGACGGTAtacgacgcagtcgtctgcaaagaggcgaATGTTTGAAGAGATGTTTGATggaaggtcattgatgtaaatgagaaaaagtaTTGGTCCGAGCACTGTACCTGGCGGCACACCAGAGATTGCAGAGGAACGGCTAGATGAGACGGAGTTAGCATGTACAAATTGTTGACGATTGGTAAGGAAACCGCGAATCCAATTAAATACATTTGTAATAATGTTTAGACGAGAAAGCTTTAGTAGTAGCCGTTAATGCGGgactttgtcgaatgcttttttAAATTCTAAGAAGAGGGCGTCAGCAGGTATGTTTATGTCGAGGCTGGAACTGATATCATAATAAAATAAAGCTAGTTGTGCGCCACATAAAAATCCTGAGCGAAAGCCTTGCTGACTGCAATGAAAATAGTTATTGCTGGCTAGGAACTTGACAATGTTAGAGTAAATcacatgctccattagtttggAGCAAATGCTAGTAGGGGAAATAAGATGATAACTGCTGCAAAGAGATGAGGGAAATTTTTATGGGCACTGGAACAATCTTGCCCACTTTCCAGTTTTCCGGCACCACTCCTGATGATAGTGACTGCTGAAAAATATGACAGAATAGTGTACTAGCAATTGATTTCGTGTTTTTGAGCGTTTTCGCGTTGATACCATCGATGCCGCATGAAGATGCGAGTTTCAGTAAGTCGATTAGTTTTGCGATGTCGTCTGAGCAGAATGTGATGTCCGGCATCTCGCTATGGTTGAGATAAAGAAATGAAGGCAAGTTATCGGCAGGTTCAACGGTAAACACGGAAGAAAAAAAGCTGTTAAGTTGTTCAGCGGCCTCGTGATCGGGATCGGATGGTTTTGATTGTTGTGCAGTACTAATAGTTGAAAGGTACTGGGGTCAATTGTGTTCCAGAATTTTCGGGGTTGTTGCTTAACAT from Rhipicephalus microplus isolate Deutch F79 chromosome 7, USDA_Rmic, whole genome shotgun sequence includes these protein-coding regions:
- the LOC119179783 gene encoding juvenile hormone acid O-methyltransferase isoform X2, which codes for MKSSFDQPTARPANMSVDLKTYVGVESYPSQEDLNAWQRISFCKASKRHHQHLDVGCGLGKFTRNHLLPFSRPCRRLVAVDHCARIVEYARESTWHSEIFYDVLDIEKDDDVTLFIGKNVRRLLAENGECVVVSCVSTQLTDVWLQVHETQKWKAYVPDPKEIFSSYFRFNCVAPFHQIEDETATFLTQAGLHCVRCEVYENEWTFPDIDTIIHFFFAIFGSEEVVPDSEKEAFKNVWRTILEKKTQESLEGGRQLKFLISVAHASHAA
- the LOC119179783 gene encoding juvenile hormone acid O-methyltransferase isoform X1; translated protein: MKSSFDQPTARPANMSVDLKTYVGVESYPSQEDLNAWQRISFCKASKRHHQHLDVGCGLGKFTRNHLLPFSRPCRRLVAVDHCARIVEYARESTWHSEIFYDVLDIEKDDDVTLFIGKYGKFERVYSFMCFHFVKNQQAAYRNVRRLLAENGECVVVSCVSTQLTDVWLQVHETQKWKAYVPDPKEIFSSYFRFNCVAPFHQIEDETATFLTQAGLHCVRCEVYENEWTFPDIDTIIHFFFAIFGSEEVVPDSEKEAFKNVWRTILEKKTQESLEGGRQLKFLISVAHASHAA